The following is a genomic window from Petrotoga sp. 9PW.55.5.1.
TAAAATAGTTTCTAAAGGAGTTGCATTAGTTCCAGAAGGTCGTAGGATATTTCCTAATCTTACAGTTTTAGAAAATCTTAGATTAGGGGCATATTCAAGAAAAGATGAAAATAAAATCAACGAAGATTTTGATTGGGTGTTAACATTATTTCCTCGTCTAAAAGAAAGGCTCAAACAACTTGGGGGGACATTATCTGGAGGGGAACAACAAATGTTAGCAGTGGCTAGGGGATTAATGTCAAGACCAAAAGTTCTTATGCTTGATGAACCATCCCTAGGTTTAGCTCCTATTTTAGTAAAAGAAGTTTTAGAAACGATTGAAAAAATCCGAGAAGAAGGAGTTACAATCCTATTAATTGAACAAAACGCTGTAGGGGCATTAAAAATAGCCAACTATGGGTATGTCTTAGAAACTGGGAAAATCGTTCTTGAAGGTCAAGCAGATAATTTGTTAAGTGATGATCAAGTGAAAAAAACATATTTAGGGATAGTTAAGTAAAAAATTAAAAACTAGTATAAATGATTTATATTTTTAAGCTTATTCTAAGCCTTTATTAAGTAAGTTTTAAGAACTTTCTATTATTATTCATCTGTACCAAATAAAAAAACATTACTTAATGGAGGTGTTGTTATGAAAAAGTTATTTGTTTCGATGTTTTTAGCTATTTTAGTGGTAGGTTCAATTTTTGCGCAAGGTGGTCCGGCAAGTAATTCTCCAATGTCTCAGGAACAAAGTTTTGCTGGGATACAAAATCAAAGGCAGATTCAAGATTCAGATACTCAAATGCTTAGAGATCAGGACAGGTTGCAGGAAAGATTGCTATGGGAAGATGTTTCCCCCGTAACAGTTACAGGGACTGTGAAGAGCACTGTTGATAACGAAGTATTTTTAACTATGAGTATCGAGGTAGACTCTGAAATTTATTCTTTAAGAGTTCCGAAAAGTTTTTTGGAAGAAGTAAAACCTGGTGAAAATATTGAAATAACAGGATACAAGGTTTCATTAAATGATAATAGAACTTTGGTTCCCTTAGAAATTAGGTATCAAGACAAAACAATAAGTATGGAACAATATAGAGAAAATATAAGAACCCAAGCTTTTGAAAGATATCAAAATAATGAACCAAATTATCAAAGGGAAAGAAATTATCAAGATTATAAAGATTTCCAGGACTTTAGACGATATCAACAGTATAAAGATTTCGAGGAGTATAAACGATATCAACAATATAA
Proteins encoded in this region:
- a CDS encoding ABC transporter ATP-binding protein, translated to MNAENTNIIMKIMDMDVHYGAIHAVKGISMEIKNGQITTLIGSNGAGKSTTLNAIMNTIKKSNGKVVFDGIDITNIETDKIVSKGVALVPEGRRIFPNLTVLENLRLGAYSRKDENKINEDFDWVLTLFPRLKERLKQLGGTLSGGEQQMLAVARGLMSRPKVLMLDEPSLGLAPILVKEVLETIEKIREEGVTILLIEQNAVGALKIANYGYVLETGKIVLEGQADNLLSDDQVKKTYLGIVK